The Limibacillus sp. genomic interval CTCCCGGCCCTGGGCCGCCTCCCGCCCCAGCGATCGCTTTGACGACCGCTTTGACGACCGCTTTGGCAACCGAAAGCACCGCGGCGGCGGGCCGCGAGGGCGCTCGCCCTCTTGCTCACCATCTTGATTGACAGGATTCAAGGAATTCCGCATTTTAAACAATCTGTTTCAAGGAGTTCGGAGCGGGCTGTTAATCCCGTGCTAACCGAGCTCGCGCCAGACTGTCTGCGTGGCCCGGTGGGGGGCCGTCGCCGGTAGAGGCCAAACCGAGAGACCAAGGGGACGTTCATGCAGATCGATCCGGATTCGCGCCGTCGAGTCTTTAGAAGGATTGCGCTTGGCGGCGCGCTCCTGACGCTTCCCATGATCGGGTACGGTCTGGGCTACATGCAGGGCAGCAGCGCGCCTGAGCCCGCCCCCCGCGAGATCGTGCTGAATGAGGCGCCCGCGCAAGACAAGGCGCCCGCGCAAGCGGCGCCCACGGTCGAGCTTGCCGAGGCCGGCGCCGCGCAACAGCAGCCTGCGACGCCGGAGCCGGAGGTCCTGCCCGAAGAACCGCTCGCCGCCGACAGCGCGCCCCAGCCCGAGTCCCTCGAGCTGGCCGCCGATCTGACGGCGCCGACAGCGGAAGCCGAGGCCGTCTTCTCGAACCCCGCTGACGAAGCCGCCCCTGCCGAGAAGCTCGGCATGGAGGAGGCCGCGCTGCTGCAGCCCGCGGTGACGCGCAAAGCCGCCGAAGAGGCAGGCGACCTCGACGGCGGGGTCGTGGCGCTGACGACCGAGGAACTGCCCGAGGACCCGCTGCGCACCGAGACCCTGACGGTAGAGAGCGGCGACACGCTCATGGGTCTCCTGACCGAAGCCGGGATCGCCCGGGGCGAAGCCTATGAAGCCATCACCGCGCTTGAGGAAGTCTTCTCGCCGCGCCGTCTGCGCGCCGGGCAGGAGATCACCGTGGCGCTCAGCGACGAGGCGGAGGCGGCGTCGCTCATGAGCCTCGTCCTGCAGCCGGACCCCGAGACTGACGTCTCCGTCGACCGGGGCGACAGCGGTTCCTTCGTGGCGCTCGCCAAGCCGCGCGAGCTGACGCGCGGCGCCGAGTACGGACGCGGCACCATCGAAAGCTCTCTCTACGAGGCCAGCCTTTCCGCCGGCATGCCGCATGGCACGCTGATGGAGTTGATCCGCGTCTTTTCCTTCGACGTCGACTTCCAGCGCGACATCCACAAGGGGGACGGCTTCGAAGTCGTCTACGATCTGCTCTACGACAAGGACGGTGAGATCGCCAAGACCGGCGAGGTCCGTTTCGCCAGCCTGATCCTGGGCGGCAAGGAACGGCGCTACTACCGCTACACCACCGAAGAGGGCGAGACCGACTACTTCGACCCGGAAGGCAAGTCGGTGCGCCGCACGCTGATGCGCACGCCCATCGACGGGGCGCGGCTCTCCTCGCATTTCGGCATGCGCAAGCATCCCATCCTGGGCTATTCGCGCATGCACAAGGGCACGGACTTCGCGGCCCCCTCCGGCACGCCGATCTATGCGGCGGGCAACGGCAAGGTCGTGGTGGCCGGGCGCAACGGCGGCTACGGCAACTACATCCGCATCCGCCACAACAGCCGCTATCAGACCGCCTACGCCCACCTGAAGGGCTTCGCGCGCGGCATTTCCGCCGGCGCGCGCGTGGAACAGGGTCAGATCATCGGCTACGTGGGCACCACCGGCCGCTCCACCGGCCCCCACCTGCACTACGAGGTCCTGGTCGACGGCACCCAGGTCAACCCGCGCAACATCAAGCTGCCGACCGGCACGGTGCTCGCCGGGGCCGACCTGGAGAAGTTCCAGATCGAGCGGGCGAAGATCGAGCAGGAGCTGGCCGAGCTCAGCCTTGGCGCGACCCAGGTCGCCGAGGGCGAGCAGGATTGCCGCGGTAGCGAGGGCGCGCCCATCGAGCAGGGCTCCGGAGACTGCTGATCCAAACGCTTGGCCAGCGCGCCCACAGCACTGCACCCACAGCACTGCGCCCACAGCATAGCGCCGCCCCCTGGACGTTCCGTCTTTGCATGAGCGTTCGGTGAGCTAGGGGACTATACTCCGCGCCCAACGACAGCCCGGCTAATCGGGCTCGTCGAAGGAGGATCCCTCAGAATGACGAAGACCCCCGCTCTGGCCGCGCTCGCCCTAGTGGCGGCGTTCGGCGCGACGGCCCTTACCCAGAATGCGAGCTTTGCTCAGGAGGGCGAGGTGGTCGTTGACATGCACCTCGTCTCAGCCAATGGCATGGGCGATCCGCTCGGCACCATCACCATGAAGGACGGCAAATCCGGCCTCAACCTGGCGGTCAATTTCGCCAACACCCTTTCTCCCGGCCCCCATGGCTTCCATCTGCATGAGAACGGCAGCTGCGAAGCGATGGAAAAGGACGGTCAGATGGTCGCCGCGCTTGGCGCGGGCGGTCACTACGACCCCAGCGGCAGCGGCAGCCATCAGGGCCCCTCGGGCGAGGGTCACCTGGGCGACCTGCCGATCCTCTTCGTGCAGATCGATGAAGACGGCGCGACCGCGACCAAGCACACGCTGGTCGCCCCGCGCCTGACGCTAGCCGACGCGC includes:
- a CDS encoding peptidoglycan DD-metalloendopeptidase family protein, with protein sequence MQIDPDSRRRVFRRIALGGALLTLPMIGYGLGYMQGSSAPEPAPREIVLNEAPAQDKAPAQAAPTVELAEAGAAQQQPATPEPEVLPEEPLAADSAPQPESLELAADLTAPTAEAEAVFSNPADEAAPAEKLGMEEAALLQPAVTRKAAEEAGDLDGGVVALTTEELPEDPLRTETLTVESGDTLMGLLTEAGIARGEAYEAITALEEVFSPRRLRAGQEITVALSDEAEAASLMSLVLQPDPETDVSVDRGDSGSFVALAKPRELTRGAEYGRGTIESSLYEASLSAGMPHGTLMELIRVFSFDVDFQRDIHKGDGFEVVYDLLYDKDGEIAKTGEVRFASLILGGKERRYYRYTTEEGETDYFDPEGKSVRRTLMRTPIDGARLSSHFGMRKHPILGYSRMHKGTDFAAPSGTPIYAAGNGKVVVAGRNGGYGNYIRIRHNSRYQTAYAHLKGFARGISAGARVEQGQIIGYVGTTGRSTGPHLHYEVLVDGTQVNPRNIKLPTGTVLAGADLEKFQIERAKIEQELAELSLGATQVAEGEQDCRGSEGAPIEQGSGDC
- the sodC gene encoding superoxide dismutase [Cu-Zn] SodC yields the protein MTKTPALAALALVAAFGATALTQNASFAQEGEVVVDMHLVSANGMGDPLGTITMKDGKSGLNLAVNFANTLSPGPHGFHLHENGSCEAMEKDGQMVAALGAGGHYDPSGSGSHQGPSGEGHLGDLPILFVQIDEDGATATKHTLVAPRLTLADARGRAIVIHANGDNFRDEPNPLGGGGARVACGVVPAS